The genomic region TTGTAGATCAGCCACCTGGTGAGTACGATGATGTTCATCGAACATACCCACGCTACTACCGTCGTTCTATTGCTGAAATCCCATAAAAGAAAGGCTGTTAGAATAGTGGCGACAATAGTCGCAAGCAATGAATTAGGCAGACTCTCAAAGAGGATCTTTAATTGCTCTTGCGCGATCAGATCTCTGTTTTCAGCAGATTCAGGCTCATGTTTATAGGGCTTTGTATTGTTCATTCATTCTTGCCATACATAGATGACTTCAGCTTTGTTTCCAGGTTTTTCATATTTGATTGATTCGCAGAGGCCTTGAACAAGCTGGATTCCCCGGCCACTGAGTTTTAATGATGCAGACTCATCTGTTGACTGCTTGTTTAAAAAGTTGAAACCAATACCGCTATCTTCAATTTGTATTACCATCTTTCCACCCTGTTCAAACGGGTGAATGTGCAAACCTATTCTGATGAAACCGTCTTTGAGTTCGTTTAAAAGTCGCTCTCTCTCTTCGAAGTAGCGGGTAAATCCTTCTGGCCCGGTTTTTATGTTCGAGTCCAGGCCAAGCACGCCATGGTCCAGGGCATTGACAAAAAGCTCTGTCAGGATAGTGAAGAGTGGGCGTCTATGCTCATGAAGACCAACCATCTCTTGTATGTAGTTGATAAGCATTGGGACTGGGTCTGCCTGCCTCAGTTGGCTACCACGAAGCGTGATATGAAATTCCACGCTGTCTGATTCATGTTCCTGAGAAGGGTTGTCTGACGTCTGTTTTATATTGTCGTTATGTAGACTGTCGAGATCCCATGCAGGAAGTAGTTCCGGTATAAGAGGTATCTCGGCAAGGCTTATGTCGTCATCCTGGGGAGCATCCAGACAAAAATCTTCCAGGATGCGGGAAACGGTATTTAGAATGTAGTCGTCGTCATAACTATGGGTAATGGAATTTTCCAGTCTTTCTATTCCAAAATATTCACCACCAGGATTTCTTGCCTCTGAAACGCCGTCAGTTGCCAAAAGCACATGGTCATTGTGTTGGGTTCTTATGTGCACCGCTGCATCGTGAAAATCGATTTCGGATGTGATCCCGAGTGGAAGGCTACGCGAGGAAATGCGATGTTTGATAACCCTGGTCTTTCCGTCGAGTAGAAAAAAATCCGGCATGCCGCAATTGAAGGCGGTGATATGGTCCAGGGTATTGCTTATTTTGACGAACTGGGCAGCCAGAAACATTCCTGTCGGCAGAAGAGAGTTGAGTTTATTGTTAATGCCTTGAAGAATTTGTTGTGGAGAAAAACCTTTTGCCGTCATCGATCGGAAAACTTCCGATGCTGGCAGTGCGCCAAGGGCAGCGGCCAGACCATGGCCAGTAAAATCGCCCATGAGTACGTGCAGGTCATGGGATGGGGCATAGGCAGTCAGCAGGATATCACCACTGAAAATGCTTGCTGGGCGTACGAGTTGACGTATGTGGTCGAGTGCTACGTTTCCGGCAATAACAGCACCGCTGAAGACCTCTTCGGCAATCTCTTCATCCCGATGCATTCGGCTGTAAAGAGTGATGACGTCGTGATGAAG from Gammaproteobacteria bacterium (ex Lamellibrachia satsuma) harbors:
- a CDS encoding fused response regulator/phosphatase, with product MSATQTNLRTSKAIGRALIADDELSNRVILKALLKKLGYEVSMAENGAEAVELFERESIDIVFMDIMMPVMDGYIATEKIKESAGEKFIPVIFLTAMTDESALSRCIEVGGDDFLTKPFSHIVLAAKIKAMERIQELHHDVITLYSRMHRDEEIAEEVFSGAVIAGNVALDHIRQLVRPASIFSGDILLTAYAPSHDLHVLMGDFTGHGLAAALGALPASEVFRSMTAKGFSPQQILQGINNKLNSLLPTGMFLAAQFVKISNTLDHITAFNCGMPDFFLLDGKTRVIKHRISSRSLPLGITSEIDFHDAAVHIRTQHNDHVLLATDGVSEARNPGGEYFGIERLENSITHSYDDDYILNTVSRILEDFCLDAPQDDDISLAEIPLIPELLPAWDLDSLHNDNIKQTSDNPSQEHESDSVEFHITLRGSQLRQADPVPMLINYIQEMVGLHEHRRPLFTILTELFVNALDHGVLGLDSNIKTGPEGFTRYFEERERLLNELKDGFIRIGLHIHPFEQGGKMVIQIEDSGIGFNFLNKQSTDESASLKLSGRGIQLVQGLCESIKYEKPGNKAEVIYVWQE